Proteins encoded by one window of Acidimicrobiales bacterium:
- a CDS encoding tetrahydrofolate dehydrogenase/cyclohydrolase catalytic domain-containing protein: MLMPGGPVADAVLEEVARRVEKLTAAGKTVGLATLLVGEDSASAGYIRMKQEKAAELGMLSFHTHLPADATQEQVEAAVRAFNEDPAVDAMLFQYPPPDHIDFDRAVAAIDPDKDVDGIHPFNMGRLALSMPAPVPCTPGGIESLLAYYNVPVAGRHVVILGRGVTIGRPLALLLSQKRPTANAAVTVVHTGVPDWAEHTRRADILVAAAGVPGIIQPEHVRPGSVVVGAGVRYSGRKLLPDVDESVEDVAGWITPRVGGVGPTTVAMLMRNAVEAAERRR, encoded by the coding sequence GTGCTCATGCCCGGCGGCCCGGTGGCCGACGCCGTCCTCGAGGAGGTGGCCCGCCGGGTCGAGAAGCTGACCGCCGCCGGCAAGACCGTGGGCCTGGCCACCCTCCTGGTGGGCGAGGACTCGGCCAGCGCCGGCTACATCCGCATGAAGCAGGAGAAGGCGGCCGAGCTGGGCATGCTCTCGTTCCACACCCACCTGCCCGCCGACGCCACCCAGGAGCAGGTCGAGGCCGCCGTCCGGGCCTTCAACGAGGACCCGGCCGTCGACGCCATGCTCTTCCAGTACCCGCCGCCCGACCACATCGACTTCGACCGGGCGGTGGCGGCCATCGACCCCGACAAGGACGTCGACGGGATCCACCCCTTCAACATGGGCCGCCTGGCCCTCTCGATGCCGGCCCCGGTGCCGTGCACCCCCGGCGGCATCGAGTCCCTGCTGGCCTATTACAACGTGCCCGTGGCCGGGCGCCACGTGGTCATCCTCGGCCGGGGGGTCACCATCGGCCGGCCTCTGGCCCTGCTCCTGTCCCAGAAGCGGCCCACCGCCAACGCCGCCGTCACCGTGGTCCACACCGGGGTGCCGGACTGGGCCGAGCACACCCGCCGGGCCGACATCCTGGTGGCCGCCGCCGGCGTCCCCGGGATCATCCAGCCCGAGCACGTCCGGCCGGGCAGCGTGGTGGTCGGCGCCGGCGTGCGCTACTCCGGGCGCAAGCTCCTTCCCGACGTCGACGAGTCGGTCGAGGACGTGGCGGGGTGGATCACCCCCCGGGTCGGCGGGGTGGGACCCACCACCGTGGCCATGCTGATGCGCAACGCCGTCGAGGCGGCGGAGCGGCGGCGGTAG
- a CDS encoding methylenetetrahydrofolate reductase, giving the protein MTRISDLLAAGRTFSFEFFPPRTDEERQQLVRTLRDLEPLAPSFVSITYRGGRSSRHPTTELVAAILRTTTLVPMAHLICVAHTRLELAEILVDLRKAGVENLMALGGDPPSDPDAAEGELAQAIELVELARAVGGFSIGVAAHPIGHPRSPDLTSDRAFLAEKLALADFAVTQFFFHAEEYLGLVEDLGRLGMDKPVIPGIMPVTSLRSIPRMAAMGAPVPPEMAARLEAAGPDPADVRRAGVEIFTDLCQRLLAEGAPGLHFYTLNQSTVTREIYAGLGLATRG; this is encoded by the coding sequence GTGACCAGGATCTCCGACCTGCTGGCCGCCGGCCGCACCTTCTCGTTCGAGTTCTTCCCGCCGCGCACCGACGAGGAGCGCCAGCAGCTCGTGCGCACCCTGCGGGACCTCGAGCCCCTCGCCCCTTCGTTCGTCTCGATCACCTACCGGGGCGGGCGCTCCTCCCGGCACCCCACCACCGAGCTGGTGGCCGCCATCCTCCGCACCACCACGCTCGTCCCGATGGCCCACCTGATCTGCGTGGCCCACACCCGCCTCGAGCTGGCCGAGATCCTCGTCGACCTGCGCAAGGCGGGCGTCGAGAACCTGATGGCCCTCGGCGGGGACCCGCCGTCCGACCCCGACGCCGCCGAGGGGGAGCTGGCCCAGGCCATCGAGCTGGTCGAGCTGGCCCGGGCCGTCGGGGGCTTCTCGATCGGCGTGGCCGCCCACCCCATCGGCCACCCCCGCTCCCCGGACCTCACCTCGGACCGGGCCTTCCTGGCCGAGAAGCTGGCGCTGGCCGACTTCGCCGTGACCCAGTTCTTCTTCCACGCCGAGGAGTACCTGGGCCTGGTCGAGGACCTGGGCCGCCTGGGGATGGACAAGCCGGTGATCCCGGGGATCATGCCGGTGACCTCGCTGCGGTCGATCCCGCGGATGGCCGCGATGGGGGCCCCGGTCCCGCCCGAGATGGCGGCCCGCCTCGAGGCCGCCGGTCCCGACCCCGCCGACGTGCGCCGGGCCGGGGTCGAGATCTTCACCGACCTCTGCCAGCGCCTGCTGGCCGAGGGGGCCCCGGGCCTGCACTTCTACACCCTCAACCAGTCCACGGTGACCAGGGAGATCTACGCCGGGCTGGGCCTGGCCACCCGGGGCTAG
- a CDS encoding NADP-dependent isocitrate dehydrogenase, with protein MPKIPVANPLVELDGDEMTRIIWAFIKDKLVLAYLDIELLYFDLSIEHRDATDDQVTIDAANAIRQHGAGVKCATITPDEARVEEFGLKRMWKSPNGTIRNILGGVVFREPIICRNIPRLVPGWTKPIVIGRHAHGDQYRATDFVVPGPGRLTMTFVPEDGGRPMEFEVANYPGPGIAMGMYNYDESIRDFARASLRYGLDRGYPVYLSTKNTILKAYDGRFKDLFQEVFETEFKADFEAAGLTYEHRLIDDMVAQAMKWEGGYVWAAKNYDGDVQSDTVAQGFGSLGLMTSVLMTPDGQTCEAEAAHGTVTRHFRAHQRGERTSTNPIASIFAWTRGLAFRGKLDGNEELSRFAHALEQVCVDTVESGLMTKDLAMLVGPEQSWLTTEDFLDALDANLGKAVG; from the coding sequence GTGCCGAAGATCCCCGTAGCCAACCCCCTCGTCGAGCTCGACGGGGACGAGATGACGCGCATCATCTGGGCGTTCATCAAGGACAAGCTGGTCCTGGCCTACCTCGACATCGAGCTGCTGTACTTCGACCTCAGCATCGAGCACCGGGACGCCACCGACGACCAGGTGACGATCGACGCCGCCAACGCCATCAGGCAGCACGGGGCCGGGGTGAAGTGCGCCACCATCACCCCCGACGAGGCCCGGGTGGAGGAGTTCGGCCTCAAGCGGATGTGGAAGTCCCCCAACGGGACCATCCGCAACATCCTCGGTGGGGTGGTCTTCCGGGAGCCGATCATCTGTCGCAACATCCCCCGGCTGGTCCCGGGCTGGACCAAGCCGATCGTGATCGGCCGCCACGCCCACGGGGACCAGTACCGGGCCACCGACTTCGTGGTGCCCGGCCCGGGCCGGCTGACCATGACCTTCGTGCCCGAGGACGGGGGCCGGCCCATGGAGTTCGAGGTGGCCAACTACCCGGGCCCGGGCATCGCCATGGGGATGTACAACTACGACGAGTCGATCCGGGACTTCGCCCGGGCCAGCCTCCGCTACGGGCTGGACCGGGGCTACCCGGTCTACCTGTCGACCAAGAACACGATCCTCAAGGCCTACGACGGCCGCTTCAAGGACCTGTTCCAGGAGGTGTTCGAGACCGAGTTCAAGGCCGACTTCGAGGCGGCCGGGCTCACCTACGAGCACCGGCTGATCGACGACATGGTGGCCCAGGCCATGAAGTGGGAGGGCGGCTACGTGTGGGCGGCCAAGAACTACGACGGGGACGTCCAGAGCGACACCGTGGCCCAGGGCTTCGGGTCGCTCGGCCTCATGACCTCGGTGCTCATGACCCCGGACGGCCAGACCTGCGAGGCCGAGGCGGCCCACGGCACCGTGACCCGCCACTTCCGGGCCCACCAGCGGGGGGAGAGGACCTCGACCAACCCGATCGCCTCGATCTTCGCCTGGACCCGGGGCCTGGCGTTCCGGGGCAAGCTGGACGGGAACGAGGAGCTGTCCCGCTTCGCCCACGCGCTGGAGCAGGTGTGCGTGGACACGGTGGAGTCCGGCCTCATGACCAAGGACCTGGCCATGCTCGTCGGCCCCGAGCAGTCCTGGTTGACGACCGAGGACTTCCTCGACGCCCTCGACGCCAACCTCGGCAAGGCGGTGGGCTGA
- a CDS encoding malate dehydrogenase, with protein MAARKPVQVTVTGAAGQIGYQLIFRIASGQLLGPDQPVVLRLLEIEPAMKALDGVVMELDDCAFPLLADVVATSDLATAFDGTSWALLVGALPRKQGMERRDLLANNGGIFRPQGQAVAAHAADDVRVLVVGNPCNTNCLIARSNAPEVPAERWFAMTRLDQNRAQSQLARKAGVPVSEVTNLAIWGNHSTTQFPDFTNARVSGRPAPDVIGDRAWLESEFLATVQKRGAAVIEARGASSAASAANAAIDSVVSAETETPAGDWVSLAVVSQGQYGIPEGLVFGYPLRCDGKGGWEVVEGLELDAFARERVRITTEELEQERAEVRDLIGR; from the coding sequence GTGGCCGCCCGCAAGCCGGTCCAGGTCACCGTCACCGGGGCGGCGGGGCAGATCGGCTACCAGCTGATCTTCCGCATCGCCTCGGGCCAGCTGCTCGGTCCCGACCAGCCCGTGGTCCTGCGGCTGCTCGAGATCGAGCCGGCCATGAAGGCCCTCGACGGGGTCGTGATGGAGCTCGACGACTGCGCCTTCCCGCTCCTGGCCGACGTGGTGGCCACCTCCGACCTGGCCACGGCGTTCGACGGCACGTCGTGGGCGCTCCTGGTCGGCGCCCTGCCCCGCAAGCAGGGGATGGAGCGCCGGGACCTCCTCGCCAACAACGGGGGCATCTTCCGGCCCCAGGGCCAGGCCGTCGCCGCCCACGCCGCCGACGACGTGCGGGTCCTGGTGGTGGGGAACCCGTGCAACACCAACTGCCTGATCGCCCGGAGCAACGCCCCGGAGGTGCCGGCGGAGCGGTGGTTCGCCATGACCAGGCTGGACCAGAACCGGGCCCAGAGCCAGCTGGCCCGCAAGGCCGGGGTGCCGGTCAGCGAGGTCACCAACCTGGCCATCTGGGGCAACCACTCCACCACCCAGTTCCCGGACTTCACCAACGCCCGCGTCTCGGGCCGGCCGGCCCCGGACGTGATCGGGGACCGGGCGTGGCTCGAGAGCGAGTTCCTCGCCACCGTGCAGAAGCGGGGGGCGGCGGTGATCGAGGCGCGGGGGGCGTCCTCGGCGGCCTCGGCGGCCAACGCCGCCATCGACTCGGTGGTCAGCGCCGAGACCGAGACGCCGGCGGGGGACTGGGTCTCCCTGGCCGTGGTCAGCCAGGGCCAGTACGGGATCCCCGAGGGGCTCGTGTTCGGCTACCCGCTGCGCTGCGACGGCAAGGGTGGCTGGGAGGTGGTGGAGGGCCTGGAGCTGGACGCGTTCGCCCGGGAGCGGGTCCGCATCACCACCGAGGAGCTGGAGCAGGAGCGGGCCGAGGTCCGGGACCTGATCGGTCGCTAG
- a CDS encoding SCP2 sterol-binding domain-containing protein, translating to MDRAAAGSEALRRATAGVRVRIQQVVRDGTDERCYVVSVDDGLVRVRAGREPDAEVVVTEDAATAAAVARGELSAQTAFMTGRIRVAGDIPALLACYEALGGADDAFAGVRAVTTW from the coding sequence ATGGACCGGGCGGCAGCGGGGAGCGAGGCCCTGCGCCGGGCCACCGCAGGCGTGCGGGTCCGCATCCAGCAGGTCGTGCGCGACGGGACCGACGAGCGCTGCTACGTGGTGAGCGTGGACGACGGGCTGGTCAGGGTGCGCGCCGGACGCGAGCCGGACGCCGAGGTGGTCGTGACCGAGGACGCCGCCACCGCTGCGGCCGTGGCCCGGGGGGAGCTCAGCGCCCAGACCGCGTTCATGACCGGGCGCATCCGGGTGGCCGGGGACATCCCGGCCCTGCTCGCCTGCTACGAGGCGCTGGGCGGGGCCGACGACGCCTTTGCCGGGGTCCGGGCCGTCACGACCTGGTGA